One candidate division KSB1 bacterium DNA segment encodes these proteins:
- the dacB gene encoding D-alanyl-D-alanine carboxypeptidase/D-alanyl-D-alanine-endopeptidase — MNYLAALLLLLCWFRPVSALSLSDLADSLLSQPQLRGSSWSIRFVSLTGDSVVFERDSGRMLIPASVAKLVTSAAAFEVLGSDFRFKTGGFSVSAPDAAGTLHGNVYVQGGADPLIDPRRLDSLGHPVLASLADSLWEHGIRLIEGDLVMRTWPYKLECAPDLWEVGDVNSNFAPTVDAFGYNSNVCRLAILPGATVELPPVVAVDPPYAPVSVRNEVATADASEEGWLDYHVVPGDTVVTIQGKIPLGDDGEYLWIPVQDPALYFGAAFRQQLDQRGIILRGQLRVDRSGEPLGDGRFPLFQYESDRLVAAASVMNKESDNFTAEYVQRAVAAASVGAANARAGADAVARVLRQWGINGNEIDLQDGCGLARQNLCCAGGLVKLLTLMHRHPAAADFIASLAVSGVSGTMAHRLASPEMVGKVHAKTGTITHVCSLAGYCVTQAGDTLAFAILCNNYHGSPHLPRAAQDRLIEAVCVPWPNPE, encoded by the coding sequence ATGAATTATCTCGCGGCTCTTCTCCTCCTGCTCTGTTGGTTCCGGCCTGTTTCCGCTCTCTCCCTTTCTGACCTCGCCGACAGTCTCCTCAGTCAGCCGCAATTGCGCGGATCTTCGTGGAGCATTCGCTTCGTCTCTCTTACCGGGGACTCCGTGGTCTTCGAACGCGATTCCGGTCGCATGCTGATTCCGGCATCCGTGGCGAAGTTGGTGACGTCTGCCGCAGCCTTTGAAGTCCTCGGGTCCGACTTTCGCTTCAAAACCGGCGGATTCTCCGTCTCGGCGCCCGATGCGGCGGGTACCTTGCATGGCAACGTCTATGTGCAAGGCGGCGCCGATCCGTTAATCGATCCCCGGCGGCTGGATTCCCTCGGCCATCCGGTGCTGGCGTCCCTCGCCGATTCCCTGTGGGAGCATGGCATTCGGCTGATTGAGGGCGATCTCGTCATGCGCACCTGGCCCTACAAGCTTGAATGCGCGCCGGACTTGTGGGAGGTCGGCGATGTCAATTCGAATTTCGCGCCCACGGTTGACGCCTTTGGCTACAACTCCAATGTCTGCCGCCTCGCGATTCTGCCGGGCGCGACCGTGGAGTTGCCGCCGGTCGTCGCCGTCGATCCGCCGTATGCTCCGGTTTCCGTGCGGAATGAAGTGGCGACCGCCGACGCCAGCGAAGAGGGTTGGCTGGATTATCACGTCGTTCCGGGCGACACGGTGGTAACGATTCAAGGCAAGATACCGCTCGGCGATGACGGCGAGTATCTGTGGATTCCGGTCCAGGATCCGGCGCTGTATTTCGGCGCGGCCTTTCGTCAACAACTCGATCAGCGCGGTATCATCTTGCGCGGCCAGCTTCGCGTGGACCGATCCGGCGAACCGCTGGGCGACGGCCGATTTCCCCTGTTCCAATACGAATCAGACCGGCTGGTCGCCGCCGCCTCGGTCATGAACAAGGAGAGCGACAACTTCACCGCCGAGTATGTTCAGCGTGCCGTCGCCGCCGCATCGGTCGGCGCTGCCAATGCGCGCGCGGGAGCCGATGCCGTTGCGCGCGTCCTGCGCCAGTGGGGGATTAACGGCAACGAAATCGATTTGCAGGACGGTTGCGGACTTGCCCGGCAGAATCTCTGTTGCGCGGGCGGACTGGTAAAGCTCCTGACGCTCATGCACCGTCATCCCGCCGCCGCGGATTTCATCGCGTCGTTGGCGGTATCCGGGGTCAGCGGCACAATGGCCCATCGCCTCGCTTCGCCGGAGATGGTGGGCAAGGTCCACGCCAAGACCGGTACCATTACACACGTGTGCTCGTTGGCCGGTTATTGTGTGACACAAGCCGGCGACACCCTGGCCTTCGCCATCCTCTGCAACAACTACCACGGCTCTCCGCATCTGCCGCGTGCCGCGCAGGACCGGCTGATCGAAGCGGTCTGCGTACCATGGCCGAATCCCGAATAG
- a CDS encoding site-2 protease family protein, producing MNREFLYFIPGFILGLTLHEFSHALAATRLGDPTARSAGRLTLNPLAHLDLLGSVMLLVVGFGWAKPVPVDLNYFRSPRRDMAIVAFAGPLSNLVLAVLLGAALRATGFLTGDLAETAVRIAVYGVWINIILAVFNMIPVPPLDGSRILRGIIPIEWQAGYSTFERFGPLVLFGLMLLASLTGVSIFGRVITPVARPIANWILGGA from the coding sequence ATGAACCGCGAGTTCTTGTATTTCATTCCGGGCTTCATTCTCGGCCTGACGCTGCACGAGTTCAGTCATGCGTTGGCGGCCACACGGCTGGGTGATCCCACGGCGCGGTCGGCCGGCCGGCTGACCTTGAATCCGCTCGCGCATCTCGATCTACTGGGTTCGGTGATGTTGCTGGTGGTCGGCTTCGGCTGGGCGAAGCCGGTTCCGGTCGATCTCAACTATTTCCGTTCGCCGCGCCGTGATATGGCGATCGTCGCCTTTGCCGGTCCGCTTTCGAACCTGGTGCTCGCGGTTCTGCTCGGTGCGGCGTTGCGGGCGACCGGCTTCCTCACGGGCGATCTCGCGGAAACCGCCGTGCGTATCGCCGTCTATGGGGTGTGGATCAACATCATCCTGGCGGTCTTCAACATGATTCCGGTCCCGCCGTTGGACGGCTCGCGCATCCTGCGCGGGATTATCCCCATCGAGTGGCAGGCCGGCTATTCCACGTTCGAGCGTTTCGGTCCCCTGGTGCTGTTCGGTCTGATGTTGCTGGCCAGCCTGACCGGCGTATCGATCTTTGGTCGCGTCATCACTCCCGTAGCGCGTCCCATCGCAAATTGGATTCTCGGCGGCGCATGA
- a CDS encoding tyrosine recombinase: MSIPVTDRPPRSGSSVERILSSAADVAGIGDVRSFLAQSALEHNLSAHTLEGYARDLRAFLLWLRDRGASVESVTRQRIEDYLAAIGALLSAASVARRLSAIRGYFGWRAAENRAPNPAADVEGPRLRRELPAVLSVAEIDHLLASVSGGSPEERRDAALFEVAYCCGLRASELVGLRLHQCRAEAGVIVVTGKGNKQRMIPLSSIARTRLHGYLRSGRPLMRGTDRAGKPLALPESAGSFVFLNRRGQPLTRFGFWAILKRRVAACGIETSVSPHTLRHTFATHLLEGGADLRVVQELLGHSSITTTEIYTHLDRTYLTEVMRTFHPRG, from the coding sequence TTGTCTATCCCGGTCACGGACCGACCACCACGGTCGGGATCGAGCGTCGAACGAATCCTTTCGTCCGCGGCTGACGTCGCCGGGATTGGCGATGTTCGCTCGTTTCTCGCGCAGTCGGCGCTCGAACACAATCTTAGCGCGCATACGCTGGAGGGATACGCTCGCGATTTGCGGGCGTTCCTGCTCTGGTTGCGGGATCGCGGCGCTTCCGTCGAGTCGGTTACCCGGCAGCGGATCGAAGACTACCTCGCGGCCATCGGCGCGCTGCTATCCGCGGCCAGTGTGGCGCGGCGACTGTCGGCCATTCGCGGCTACTTTGGCTGGCGAGCCGCCGAGAATCGCGCTCCGAACCCGGCCGCCGACGTGGAAGGTCCTCGCCTGCGGCGGGAACTTCCCGCGGTGCTTTCCGTCGCGGAGATCGATCACCTGCTCGCGTCCGTGTCCGGTGGGTCGCCCGAGGAGCGGCGCGATGCGGCGCTGTTCGAGGTGGCTTACTGTTGTGGCTTACGTGCCTCCGAACTCGTGGGATTGCGTCTGCATCAGTGCCGCGCGGAGGCCGGCGTGATCGTCGTTACCGGCAAAGGCAACAAGCAGCGCATGATTCCCCTCAGCTCGATCGCGCGAACGCGACTCCATGGCTACCTTCGCAGCGGGCGACCGTTGATGCGCGGCACGGACCGGGCCGGCAAGCCGCTTGCGTTGCCGGAGAGCGCGGGCAGTTTCGTCTTCCTGAACCGGCGCGGCCAGCCGCTGACGCGCTTTGGCTTCTGGGCGATTCTCAAGCGCCGGGTTGCCGCTTGTGGGATCGAAACAAGCGTCTCACCGCACACGCTGCGGCACACCTTCGCCACTCACCTGTTGGAAGGCGGCGCCGATTTGCGCGTGGTTCAGGAATTGCTGGGACACAGCTCCATTACCACGACCGAAATCTACACGCATCTGGATCGCACGTATCTGACCGAGGTGATGCGCACGTTTCACCCCCGCGGATGA
- a CDS encoding MBL fold metallo-hydrolase, whose protein sequence is MLKVVARVVGDFQINTILVWCERTRKAAIFDPGGDSPGTIKLVESERLEPIYLINTHGHLDHIAENAVIKAAFAGLPLLIHAADRAMLTDPHKNLSAFVGGSVISPDADRTITDGEILPLGEESLTAYHVPGHSPGSLVFYSSGILIGGDTLFQGGVGRTDFPGSSDEQLYAHIRSKIYTLPEDTIVYPGHGPTTTVGIERRTNPFVRG, encoded by the coding sequence ATGTTGAAGGTCGTGGCGCGGGTCGTCGGGGACTTTCAGATCAATACAATTCTGGTGTGGTGTGAGCGCACGCGCAAAGCCGCAATCTTCGATCCGGGTGGCGACTCTCCGGGGACGATCAAGCTGGTCGAATCCGAGCGGTTGGAACCCATCTATTTGATCAACACGCACGGCCATCTTGATCACATTGCGGAGAACGCGGTCATCAAAGCCGCTTTCGCGGGGCTGCCGCTGTTGATTCACGCGGCGGACCGTGCCATGCTCACCGATCCGCACAAGAATCTGTCCGCTTTTGTGGGTGGGAGCGTCATCTCACCGGATGCCGATCGCACGATTACCGACGGCGAGATTCTGCCGCTCGGCGAGGAGTCGCTGACGGCCTATCACGTCCCCGGTCATTCGCCCGGCTCACTGGTATTCTACTCGTCCGGAATTCTGATTGGCGGCGACACCTTGTTTCAGGGCGGCGTCGGTCGCACCGATTTTCCGGGTTCGAGCGACGAGCAGCTCTACGCGCACATTCGCTCCAAAATCTACACGCTACCCGAGGACACGATTGTCTATCCCGGTCACGGACCGACCACCACGGTCGGGATCGAGCGTCGAACGAATCCTTTCGTCCGCGGCTGA
- the rpe gene encoding ribulose-phosphate 3-epimerase, with amino-acid sequence MSFPLRIAPSILAADFLQLGDQVRQCEAAGATLLHCDIMDGHFVPNLTFGPPLIAQLSRATRLPLDVHLMIAAPERSVDQYARAGASAITIHQEVSPHLHRSLSHIRSLGVKAGVALNPSTPVELLEPVLGEFDLVLVMTVNPGFGGQKFIESVLPKLEKLADWRAQELGKYSIAVDGGLDERTAPLVVAAGADTLVAGTAVFGGNIADNFRKLCRAAGC; translated from the coding sequence TTGAGCTTTCCGCTCCGCATTGCACCGTCCATCCTGGCGGCGGATTTTCTTCAGCTTGGCGATCAAGTCCGGCAGTGCGAAGCGGCCGGAGCGACGCTCCTGCATTGCGACATCATGGACGGTCACTTTGTGCCCAACCTGACGTTCGGTCCGCCGCTGATCGCGCAGCTTTCCCGGGCGACGAGGCTGCCGCTTGATGTGCATCTGATGATCGCGGCGCCTGAGCGGTCGGTCGATCAATACGCCCGGGCCGGTGCCTCGGCGATCACGATACATCAGGAAGTCAGCCCGCATCTGCATCGCAGTCTCTCGCACATTCGATCGCTTGGAGTCAAAGCCGGCGTTGCCTTGAATCCCTCGACGCCGGTTGAGTTGCTCGAACCCGTGCTCGGCGAATTTGACTTGGTGCTGGTCATGACCGTGAATCCGGGATTCGGCGGTCAGAAGTTCATCGAGTCGGTGCTGCCGAAGCTCGAGAAACTTGCCGACTGGCGCGCGCAGGAATTGGGCAAGTATTCGATCGCCGTTGATGGTGGCCTCGACGAACGTACGGCACCGCTGGTGGTCGCCGCCGGAGCCGACACGCTGGTGGCGGGCACCGCCGTCTTCGGTGGGAATATCGCGGACAATTTCCGCAAACTCTGCCGAGCGGCCGGATGTTGA
- a CDS encoding PASTA domain-containing protein — protein MNWRVKLRDVLSSDSAQITLAALVAGLFVFFLVDRMIMPLYTRQGSEHPVPQLLGLNRVEAVRRADSAGFLVLEENSKLAGRVAEGTILEQRPSAGALAKPGRKIHVVPAAAAARDLTPDMIGLDLRDAQLRCKNAGLVSGDAEVRYRFSSQMPKGRIVDQEPAAGKPVEPGAAVRLTVSMGIEPEEFYVPVLIDHPLSEALVILRESGLKLGKIVRKETMLYDPSTVIGQSIKSGEAVERGTSIDLVVAIQGNAE, from the coding sequence ATGAATTGGCGAGTTAAACTTCGCGACGTCCTCTCAAGCGATTCGGCACAAATCACGCTCGCGGCGCTGGTCGCGGGCTTGTTTGTTTTCTTTTTGGTTGATCGCATGATCATGCCGCTCTATACGCGGCAGGGCAGTGAACATCCGGTGCCGCAGTTGCTCGGCTTGAACCGGGTTGAGGCGGTGCGACGCGCAGATTCCGCGGGCTTTCTGGTACTGGAAGAGAACTCCAAGCTGGCGGGCCGCGTGGCCGAGGGCACGATACTCGAGCAGCGTCCCTCCGCCGGCGCGCTGGCCAAGCCGGGGCGCAAGATTCACGTGGTCCCGGCCGCGGCGGCGGCCCGCGACCTGACACCCGACATGATCGGTCTGGACCTGCGCGATGCCCAGTTGCGCTGCAAGAACGCCGGACTGGTCAGTGGGGATGCCGAAGTGCGCTATCGTTTTTCCTCGCAGATGCCCAAGGGCCGGATTGTCGATCAGGAGCCCGCGGCGGGCAAGCCCGTCGAGCCGGGCGCCGCGGTCAGGCTCACGGTGTCGATGGGCATTGAACCGGAGGAGTTTTACGTTCCGGTCTTGATTGATCACCCCTTGAGTGAGGCGCTCGTGATTCTGCGCGAGTCGGGGCTCAAGCTCGGCAAGATCGTGCGCAAGGAGACGATGTTGTACGACCCGAGCACGGTGATCGGTCAATCAATCAAGTCGGGCGAAGCAGTAGAGCGCGGCACTTCGATTGATCTTGTCGTCGCCATTCAGGGAAATGCCGAATAG
- the rsmB gene encoding 16S rRNA (cytosine(967)-C(5))-methyltransferase RsmB: MTHTTTAPVNSRAISVDALLEFESGVEYADELLSRHLTSSQLRGSDRALAADLFWGVIRWRGRLDGVVTPVFHGDYQKANPLIRVLLRLGAYQLYVQERIPDHAAVSQTVEIAVQRLGKSAAGLINAILRRLARERERWNILEADTDDIGKLAFFHSHPRWIVKQLVDQFGEEAAEQALERNNTRAPLTVRVNLQRASIEDVLARMRERGITAEVSPLLPHYLRLHQTPLHLIQPLLDRGLVNVQDESGGLVVELLSPEPGDHILDACAAPGGKTLAIADRMAGTGRILATDVAIDRLELLKENIVRTGLTNVEFRAQDAREMSGVYFDKVLTDVPCSALGLLRRQPDVRWRRRSHHLPAQHRLQLEILSKAAETVKPGGVLVYSTCSILPSENHEIVNQFLHQFPEFHKEDARGFVPEAVVNEHGDMATFSHLHDTDGAYAARMRRSAH, translated from the coding sequence ATGACGCACACTACCACAGCTCCGGTCAACTCGCGCGCCATTTCCGTAGATGCATTACTCGAATTCGAGTCCGGGGTCGAGTATGCGGACGAACTGCTTTCCCGGCACCTCACTTCATCGCAACTTCGCGGCAGCGACCGCGCGCTGGCGGCGGACCTGTTTTGGGGAGTAATTCGCTGGCGTGGCCGGCTGGATGGAGTGGTGACTCCGGTCTTTCACGGGGATTACCAGAAGGCGAATCCCCTGATCCGTGTGTTACTTCGGTTGGGGGCGTATCAGCTCTACGTGCAGGAGCGCATCCCGGACCACGCGGCGGTGAGTCAGACCGTGGAGATCGCGGTGCAGCGACTGGGGAAGTCCGCGGCTGGCTTAATCAATGCGATTTTGCGTCGGCTGGCGCGTGAGCGCGAGCGTTGGAATATTCTCGAAGCCGACACGGACGATATCGGCAAGCTGGCGTTCTTCCATTCGCATCCGCGTTGGATCGTCAAGCAGTTGGTCGATCAATTCGGGGAGGAGGCCGCCGAGCAGGCGCTGGAGCGCAACAATACCAGGGCACCGCTGACGGTGCGCGTCAATCTGCAACGCGCGTCGATCGAGGATGTGCTGGCCCGCATGCGCGAACGCGGAATCACGGCGGAAGTTTCTCCCTTGCTGCCGCACTATCTCCGCTTGCATCAGACTCCGTTGCACTTGATTCAACCGTTGTTGGATCGCGGCTTGGTGAACGTGCAGGATGAGAGTGGCGGCCTCGTTGTCGAGTTGCTGTCTCCCGAGCCGGGCGATCACATTCTGGACGCTTGTGCGGCGCCCGGCGGCAAGACGCTGGCGATCGCGGATCGCATGGCGGGGACCGGTCGGATTCTGGCGACCGACGTGGCCATTGACCGTCTCGAACTGCTGAAGGAGAACATCGTTCGTACGGGTCTGACTAATGTGGAATTTCGGGCGCAGGACGCGCGCGAGATGTCGGGAGTATATTTTGACAAGGTCCTCACCGACGTGCCGTGTTCAGCGCTGGGATTATTGCGTCGTCAGCCCGACGTGCGCTGGCGTCGTCGCAGTCATCACCTGCCCGCGCAGCACCGGTTGCAGTTGGAGATTTTGAGCAAGGCGGCGGAGACCGTCAAGCCGGGCGGCGTGCTGGTGTATTCCACGTGCAGCATTTTGCCCTCGGAGAATCACGAGATCGTCAATCAATTTCTGCATCAGTTCCCGGAGTTTCACAAGGAAGATGCGCGCGGGTTCGTCCCGGAGGCCGTGGTAAATGAGCACGGCGACATGGCGACCTTTTCGCATCTCCATGATACGGACGGAGCCTATGCCGCGCGCATGCGGCGATCGGCGCACTGA
- a CDS encoding lysophospholipid acyltransferase family protein yields the protein MSYSLTLILVAGLRALPRRSRSQCGAIIGKLLYYVGIRRVVTLNNLQAAFPELPNEAAREVGRRCYEHFGRVAAAFTALPQLRSEAAGDWIFIEGMDHLKAAVARGRGGIVVSGHLGNWELMGSIVARLGLPVSFVVTTQRNKRVERMMDDYRQLAGVEIIKRREAVRGVLSALKRNRLVAILIDQDAHEEGAFVPFFGRPASTPRGPAVFHLRTGSPLIFATSTWLPGERYRIRLTPVDTTGICDADVLTAKLTARLEAAIRETPEQWTWMHKRWKSSPPES from the coding sequence TTGTCATATTCCTTGACGCTGATCCTGGTAGCCGGGTTGCGTGCTCTGCCCCGACGATCTCGGTCGCAATGTGGAGCAATTATTGGTAAGTTGTTGTATTATGTTGGAATACGTAGAGTGGTAACCCTAAACAACCTGCAGGCGGCGTTTCCCGAGCTGCCTAATGAGGCAGCGAGGGAAGTCGGCCGGCGCTGCTATGAGCATTTTGGCCGGGTCGCCGCCGCCTTCACGGCCCTGCCTCAATTGAGATCTGAAGCCGCCGGGGACTGGATCTTTATCGAGGGCATGGATCACCTGAAGGCCGCGGTCGCGCGGGGCCGAGGCGGCATTGTGGTCTCCGGGCACCTCGGGAACTGGGAGCTGATGGGGTCGATTGTCGCTCGATTGGGGCTGCCCGTCTCGTTCGTCGTTACGACGCAACGGAATAAGCGGGTTGAGCGGATGATGGACGACTACCGCCAACTGGCGGGGGTGGAGATTATCAAGCGTCGTGAAGCGGTGCGAGGCGTGCTCTCGGCGCTCAAGCGGAACCGGCTGGTGGCGATCCTGATCGATCAAGACGCCCATGAAGAGGGCGCGTTCGTGCCGTTCTTCGGGAGGCCTGCGTCAACACCACGAGGACCGGCGGTTTTTCATCTCAGAACGGGGTCACCGCTGATCTTTGCGACCTCGACCTGGTTGCCCGGCGAGCGTTACCGGATTCGCCTGACTCCGGTGGATACGACGGGGATTTGTGACGCCGACGTGCTGACCGCGAAGCTGACGGCGCGGCTTGAAGCGGCGATTCGCGAGACACCGGAACAATGGACGTGGATGCATAAGCGATGGAAATCAAGCCCGCCCGAGTCCTGA